The Polaribacter sp. KT25b genome contains the following window.
TCTGCATTCTTTTTAGATGAGATTACTTTTTTAAATGCAATGCCAGCAGATGAGTTTTCAGAGTTTATTCCAAATCCAAGCTTTGAAGACACAACAGAAGATTCAAACTATACAGGAAATTTAGATGATGGTACTAGAAGTTTTGTGAATTTAGCGGATGCAAAAGACGGTGTTGGGGTTTTAAAATATGAATATTCTCAAGACCAAACAAGAACTCAGTATACATTTAATGCTTTTCAAAAAGAATATTCCCCTAGTAGTTTTCCTATTGGAACAAAATTACAAGTTAAAATGTGGGTTAAAACGAATAGGTCTGAGGTTACAGAATTATCAGTAAGGTTTAACACAAGGTTAAATGGTGCTAACACTAATATTACTGAAACTTTAACAACAACAAAAACAGACGGTAGTTGGGAAGAATTAACTTTTGATATCACAGCAACAGCAGAGTTTAATCAAATGAGGTTTTGGTTTGCAATAGAATATAACTCTGGTGCAGCAACCGATTTTAATTCTGGAGATATTTTATATTTAGATAAATTAAGCTCAGGTGTTTTTCCAGTAACAACAGCAGCAACTCCTGGTACATGGGAGGCTTCAGGTTCTTGGGGTGGTACTCTTCCAGATCAAGGAGACTCTAAAACAGTTGATGCAGATTTATCCATAAACTCTGCAGTGGTTTCAGATGGTCCAATTGATATTACTACTGGAAATACATTAACAATAAAAGCTGGTCATTCTCTTACTTTAAATTCAGATTTAGATATTGTTGGGAGTTTAAATTTAGAAGCTGGCGCTCAATTAATTGTTAAAGGAAATTCAACTGGTAATGCAAGTTTTGTTCGTACTTTACCAGCTGCCACTAGTGATGGAGCAGCTACAGGGTTAGAAGGTTGGTTTTCTATGACAGCACCTTTTTCAGGAGCTGCATTAAACACTACTTGGGCAGATGCTGGAACTAACAATATTGCTATAAGTGCAGATACAAATAAAAGAGGTGTAGCTTGGTATACAGAAAGCTCAGATGAATTTACTTATTTATTAGCAAATAATTCTAACGCTACAACTTTTGAAGCTGGTAAGGGATATATTGTAAAGCAAAGTTCAGCAGGTGATATTTCTTTTACAGGAACAATAAATTCTAGTGAAGATGGTGTTGATGTTACTGTAACTAAAGCAGGTAATGGATTTAATCTATTAGGTAGTCCTTATTCAGCTTTAGTAAATAGTGGAACATTTTTAACAGATACAGACAATTCTGGTTTATTTGAATCATCAGAAATATGGGTGTGGAATGATGATGGAAATACTTATGAATCAAAACCATCAGGAGATAATTTTATGTTAGCACCAGGACAAGCATTTTTCGTACAAGTTAATGCTGGGGGAACTTTAAACTTTAAACAGAGTAATCAATCTATTGGTGGAGATACTTTTCAGAAATCTTCAAAAGCAGAAATTATTCTTAAAGTAAATAATGGTAAAACTCATAGATATGCAAAAGTTAATTATTTAAATAATTCAACTTTAGGTTATGATAATGGTTATGAAGGTAAAGTTTTTGAAGGAATTCCAAATAGTTTTTCAGTTTATACGCATTTATTAGAAAACAATGAATCGAAAAAATACCAAATACAATCTTTACCTAGTTCAAATATAGAGTCTATGGTAATACCTGTAGGTATTGATGTTGCTGAATCTTCTGAAATTACATTTACTTTAGAAGCAAAAAACATCCCTTCTGGTTTAAAAGTATTTTTAGAAGACAGACAAGAAAATACGTTTACTCAATTAGATGTTTTAAATTCAGAATATAAAGTGAGTTTAACAGAAGTTTCTAATGGTATAGGTCGTTTTTACTTACATACAAAAGCATCAGCTTTATCTACAGATAATTTATTTTTAAACAGCGTTAGTATTTATAAATCTGATAATTCAACATTAAAAGTTGCAGGTTTAAAAAATGGTAAAGCATCTATTTCAGTATTTAATATTCTTGGTAAAAATGTATTAAGTTCTTCTTTTGAGGCAAATGGAGTTAAAGAAATCTCTTTACCAAAATTAGCAGCAGGAGTTTATGTAGTTCAGTTAACAACTGTTGAAGGCAAATTAAACAAGAAAATCATTTTAGAATAATTAACGAAAGTTTAAAAAGACATATATCATGAAAAAACAAGTAGAAAACACACAAGATACAACTCAAGATATTTCACGTAAAGAAGCTATTAAAAAGATTGGAAATTACGGTAAATACGCAGCTTTAACAGCTCTTGGTACATATATGATTTTAAGTCCACAAAAGGCACAAGCTGCTTCGCCAACACCAGAAGCACCTGGTACAGGGTTTTAATGATCAAAATTAATTTTAGTACATTAAATCTGTTAGCATTTTTGCTAGCAGATTTTTTGTTTTAAAAGAGTTTATAAATCAATTATATTTAATAAGTGTTTTTTACTTTAAAAACCATGGTAAAATAGTGTTATAAAAAGATAAATTATACGATATATTAAGGGGTTTTTTAAACTTACTTTGTAAGATATCTTTGTTTTAAATACTCATCCTATTTGAAAAATATGAAAAAAATTATTACAATTATTTGCTTAGCAATTACAGTAACTAGTTGCGCACAAAAGAAACCAAATATTATTTTCTTGTTTTCTGATGATGCAGGTTATCAAGACTTTGGCTTTCAAGGAAGCAAAGT
Protein-coding sequences here:
- a CDS encoding T9SS type A sorting domain-containing protein produces the protein MNKKLQKNYLFILAFLGLLSVNMNAQTHDQTFSDNASFQYYNIGYGNGTRSHDPTGGLTGDGAFKLVRDNNNNSNFGFNDGIDASTKKVIKIRYKNETTAPNIQIKGKSTDGTTETDLGTTIASIDSNSSDWKTLYIDMSGVAAWTNSVNNLDILVKGSVSVPASGDAVGSAFFLDEITFLNAMPADEFSEFIPNPSFEDTTEDSNYTGNLDDGTRSFVNLADAKDGVGVLKYEYSQDQTRTQYTFNAFQKEYSPSSFPIGTKLQVKMWVKTNRSEVTELSVRFNTRLNGANTNITETLTTTKTDGSWEELTFDITATAEFNQMRFWFAIEYNSGAATDFNSGDILYLDKLSSGVFPVTTAATPGTWEASGSWGGTLPDQGDSKTVDADLSINSAVVSDGPIDITTGNTLTIKAGHSLTLNSDLDIVGSLNLEAGAQLIVKGNSTGNASFVRTLPAATSDGAATGLEGWFSMTAPFSGAALNTTWADAGTNNIAISADTNKRGVAWYTESSDEFTYLLANNSNATTFEAGKGYIVKQSSAGDISFTGTINSSEDGVDVTVTKAGNGFNLLGSPYSALVNSGTFLTDTDNSGLFESSEIWVWNDDGNTYESKPSGDNFMLAPGQAFFVQVNAGGTLNFKQSNQSIGGDTFQKSSKAEIILKVNNGKTHRYAKVNYLNNSTLGYDNGYEGKVFEGIPNSFSVYTHLLENNESKKYQIQSLPSSNIESMVIPVGIDVAESSEITFTLEAKNIPSGLKVFLEDRQENTFTQLDVLNSEYKVSLTEVSNGIGRFYLHTKASALSTDNLFLNSVSIYKSDNSTLKVAGLKNGKASISVFNILGKNVLSSSFEANGVKEISLPKLAAGVYVVQLTTVEGKLNKKIILE